A window of the Megalopta genalis isolate 19385.01 chromosome 2, iyMegGena1_principal, whole genome shotgun sequence genome harbors these coding sequences:
- the Ufd4 gene encoding ubiquitin fusion-degradation 4-like isoform X8 encodes MADVDPETLLEWLSMGQGDERDMQLIALEQLCMLLLMSDNVDRCFECCPPRTFLPALCRIFLDELAPDSVLEVTARAITYYLDVSAECTRRVVAMEGAVKAICSRLSGAGLGSRTSRDLAEQCIKVLELVCAREAGAVFEAGGLPCALCFIREHGARVHRDTLHSAMAVVTRLCGKVEPQDKSLPDCVEALSTLLRHEDAHVADGALRCFASLADRYSRRNTDPAPLASNGLVSELLHRLSNAAGPGTAIATTSGNPKTPPPSSTASTIPTPEAKSCASVSTIISLLSTLCRGSPSITHDLLRSELPDAIEKALKGDERCALDSMRLVDLLLVLLFEGRSALNRNTTGGPSGPLLPRLRRLDSAGEKSHRQLIDCIRSKDTDALIEAIDSGGIEVNFMDDVGQTLLNWASAFGTQEMVEFLCDRGADVNKGQRSSSLHYAACFGRPAIAKVLLKHGANPDLRDEDGKTPLDKARERVDEGHREVAAILQSPGEWMLPNQEHRKPETETEFTEPKGDPEMAPVYLKRLLPVFCATFQSSMLPSVRKASLSLIRKMVHYIQPDLLVETCGSDRTGDCGAMLVEVIANVLDNEEDEAGHLVVLQMIQDLMIKSKDEFLEHFARLGVFSKVAALAGPKESAPDPEAESNQSGEEQRMEDARELLVGRAYHWRDWCICRGRDCLYVWSDAAALELSNGSNGWFRFILDGKLATMYSSGSPEGGTDTSENRGEFLEKLQRARSQVKPNSVSQPVLSRPGTTRLIVGNWALSSRRESMLGIHNSDSLQVTILREDLPGFIFESNRGTKHSFTAETSLGPEFSAGWAGKRGKRLRSKIEAIKQKVKMQAQDIYERYFKAAQAQPRGVVAKLGVIVSQIEKACQKQQAGNREWRSILQSTLEELKLLLNEEGKVSAYELHSSGLVQALLVLLAAPPGPQPPTLRATKLRMQRIVVFKNCFHVTDVNKVHNSAKILVHKLVSVLESIEKLPVYLYDTPGSGYGLQILTRRLRFRLEKAAGESSLIDRSGRSLKMEPLSTIQQLENHLLRMVAKQWYDHDRSTFTFVKKLKEGNRITFKYQYDFDENGLLYWIGTNSKSCSEWVNPGQYGLVVVTSSDGRNLPYGQLEDILSRDPSALNCHTNDDKRAWFSIDLGVWIIPTAYTLRHAKGYGRSALRNWLFQASKDGVNWTHLYAHVDDTSLNEPGNTATWTLELTTEETQGWRHLRLQQIGKNSSGHTHYLSVSGFEVYGEVTGVCEDLGRAAREAEAGIRRLRRLIKSQVLRHLVAGARVARGLDWKWRDQDGIPPGEGTVTGELHNGWIDVTWDHGGSNSYRMGAEGKYDLRLVGAGLDSDNGTKGKTGTGVLTGRKSSSTPSLPDCTDTVMRGSVASTDQAASADNLAAKQAAESIAESVLSVARAEAVVAVTGEGGANSTSELSVVLHPRPDTTVTSDLATIVESLALNTDCSSNSNSNRASSSSKPLLATVRGNKPVANLLEAAEALDRVREGADRLRNNTNSFLSGELLSIVPVRISVSGESEDNSLRIKPVQRHSGIADATKECSRDKEASSSTQNTTGGCPVVVTNPMSVSVPNLACSDTSNTLEPTTATGLLGTFTAMTRRRTFGPTGGQHIASNSNTGSNSRGPNSVSSLVRLALNPNFPGGLLSTAQSYPSLTSSGQVAGSGVTTTTGAGLGQALTMSLTSTSSDSEQVSLEDFLESCGGVASSSASGARIINRPTLVTELEDDEDVVLEEEEDNDEHDQEEDDEENEDEGDGCEGDYEEVMVSRNLLATFMEEEASQSSKSRAWDDEFVLKRQFSALIPAFDPRPGRTNINQTTDLEVPPPGSETQSSARVGSLPMPRLLLTLKGPGLPGVPDVELPLTEPHASIFQAVQELMQLTELGSRQEKLRRIWEPNYTIIYKEARDEESSGRATPIVTLYSRNATQNSSACTVEDVLQLLRHVYVLSTTRDDGKHIDYDESEESTCCVHPDDFTSKKITNKIVQQIQDPLALAAGALPNWCEELARSCPFLLPFETRRLYFSCTAFGASRSIVWLQTQRDAVLERQRAPGLSPRRDDSHEFRVGRLKHERVSVPRGEKLLDWAEQVLKVHASRKSILEVEFVGEEGTGLGPTLEFFALVAAELQRKDLGLWLCDDEESQEDTEEQIRVSSDQVRPAGYYVTRPSGLFPAPLPQDSAACERAVRYFWFLGVFLAKVLQDNRLVDLPLSRPFLKLMCHGDITNNVNEKIGLSGVTQESMSSSMSSSFISEEGEADAAYSAFVPSPWYAGLLDIEDLVHVDPVRGEFLKEIQTATAKRDRTFSDGRNSADEETSLSIAHPSGMSVPIEDLALTMTYSPSSKIFGHDQVELVEGGADIAVTMENAREYAELTVNYCLDRGISKQLESFRSGFSKVFPMEKLHAFSPEEIRAMLCGEQNPQWTREDLLNYTEPKLGYTRESPGFQRFVNVLVSLTGPERKAFLQFATGCSALPPGGLCNLHPRLTVVRKVDAGSGGYPSVNTCVHYLKLPEYPTEETLKERLLAATRERGFHLN; translated from the exons ATGGCTGATGTTGATCCGGAGACACTACTAGAGTGGCTCAGTATGGGCCAAGGGGATGAAAGGGACATGCAGTTAATTGCTCTAGAGCAATTGTGCATGTTACTACTTATGTCTGATAATGTTGATCGATGCTTTGAATG CTGTCCTCCACGCACATTTCTCCCTGCATTATGTAGAATTTTTTTGGATGAGCTTGCACCGGATAGTGTCTTAGAAGTGACTGCTCGGGCCATCACATATTACTTGGACGTTTCTGCAGAATGTACACGCAGAGTAGTAGCAATGGAGGGTGCTGTAAAAGCTATTTGCAGTCGCCTATCCGGAGCTGGATTAGGTTCCAGAACTAGTCGGGACTTGGCTGAGCAGTGCATAAAG GTGTTGGAACTCGTTTGCGCAAGGGAAGCTGGTGCTGTATTCGAAGCTGGTGGCCTTCCATGTGCCTTGTGCTTTATCCGAGAGCACGGAGCTCGTGTTCACCGAGACACCCTGCATTCCGCAATGGCCGTAGTGACCCGTCTGTGCGGGAAAGTAGAacctcaagataaatcattgccGGATTGTGTCGAGGCGCTGTCAACATTACTCAGACACGAGGATGCACACGTTGCCGATGGAGCGCTTCGTTGTTTCGCATCGCTCGCCGATAGATATTCACGTCGAAACACAGATCCCGCtcctttagcatcaaatggattagtttcTGAACTTTTGCATAG GTTGTCGAACGCAGCAGGGCCTGGTACAGCAATAGCAACGACTTCTGGAAATCCAAAGACACCACCACCTTCTAGCACAGCATCAACGATTCCGACTCCAGAAGCAAAATCGTGCGCTTCTGTGTCAACTATAATTAGCCTACTATCGACGCTTTGCAGAGGATCACCTTCTATAACCCATGATCTTTTACGTTCCGAACTGCCGGATGCAATCGAGAAAGCTTTGAAAGGCGACGAGCGGTGCGCCCTTGATTCTATGAGATTAGTTGATTTATTATTGGTTCTGCTGTTTGAAGGACGATCAGCGTTAAATCGTAATACAACCGGTGGTCCGTCTGGACCATTGTTACCACGATTGAGACGTTTGGACAGCGCCGGAGAGAAGTCTCATAGACAACTGATTGATTGTATTCGATCCAAGGATACGGACGCATTGATAGAGGCTATAGATTCTGGCGGCATCGAAGTGAATTTTATGGATGATGTTGGTCAAACGTTACTCAATTGGGCATCTGCATTTGGCACTCAAGAGATGGTCGAATTCTTATGCGATAGGGGAGCGGATGTTAATAAAGGGCAACGATCCTCTAGTTTGCATTATGCAGCTTGCTTCGGGAGACCAGCTATCGCTAAGGTGTTGCTTAAGCATGGTGCGAATCCTGATCTAAGAGACGAAGATGGGAAAACTCCACTAGATAAAGCCAGAGAACGGGTGGACGAGGGTCACAGAGAAGTGGCAGCTATATTGCAGTCTCCTGGGGAATGGATGCTGCCGAATCAAGAGCACAGGAAACCAGAAACCGAGACAGAATTCACAGAACCGAAAGGCGACCCTGAAATGGCTCCGGTTTATTTGAAGCGTCTGTTGCCGGTATTTTGTGCAACATTTCAATCATCAATGTTGCCCAGCGTTAGAAAAGCCAGTTTAAGTCTAATAAGGAAGATGGTGCATTATATTCAACCGGATCTGCTCGTTGAAACATGCGGTTCCGATAGAACAGGAGATTGCGGCGCTATGCTTGTAGAGGTGATTGCCAATGTATTGGACAACGAG GAGGACGAGGCCGGACACTTAGTGGTTTTGCAAATGATACAAGATTTGATGATAAAAAGCAAAGATGAGTTTCTAGAACATTTCGCTCGTTTGGGAGTCTTTTCGAAAGTCGCCGCATTAGCCGGACCAAAAGAGAGTGCACCGGATCCGGAAGCGGAATCGAATCAGTCTGGGGAAGAACAAAGAATGGAAGACGCAAGAGAGCTTTTAGTAGGAAGAGCATATCATTGGAGAGATTGGTGTATCTGCAGAGGACGCGATTGCCTGTATGTTTGGTCAGACGCAGCTGCCTTAGAACTATCGAATGGAAGCAACGGATGGTTCCGATTTATACTCGACGGAAAACTGGCGACAATGTACTCCAGCGGAAGCCCGGAGGGTGGAACAGATACATCAG AGAATCGCGGCGAATTCTTGGAGAAATTGCAAAGAGCTCGTAGCCAAGTGAAACCAAACTCTGTTAGCCAGCCTGTTTTGTCGCGTCCTGGCACGACCCGGCTGATCGTAGGAAATTGGGCATTATCCAGCAGAAGGGAAAGCATGTTGGGCATTCATAATAGCGATAGCTTGCAGGTGACTATTTTGAGAGAGGATTTGCCTGGATTTATTTTTGAGTCGAATCGAGGCACGAAGCATTCCTTCACGGCGGAAACTAGTTTAG GTCCAGAGTTTTCCGCAGGTTGGGCCGGAAAAAGAGGCAAAAGATTGAGATCCAAGATCGAAGCCATCAAGCAGAAAGTGAAAATGCAAGCTCAGGACATTTACGAGCGTTATTTCAAAGCTGCCCAGGCTCAACCACGTGGAGTGGTCGCCAAGTTAGGTGTTATCGTCAGTCAGATAGAGAAGGCTTGTCAGAAGCAACAAGCCGGGAACAGAGAATGGCGTAGCATACTGCAAAGCACGCTAGAAGAACTAAAACTTTTATTGAATGAAGAAGGGAAGGTATCCGCGTATGAGCTGCATTCCAGCGGCCTAGTTCAGGCGTTGCTTGTCCTGTTGGCAGCTCCGCCAGGACCACAGCCGCCGACATTAAGAGCGACCAAGCTTCGAATGCAACGAATAGtagtatttaaaaattgtttccacGTGACGGATGTGAACAAGGTACACAACTCCGCGAAAATTCTAGTCCACAAATTGGTCTCTGTACTGGAATCTATTGAGAAGTTACCGGTCTACTTGTACGACACGCCAGGCTCCGGCTACGGCTTGCAAATTCTGACCAGAAGACTGCGCTTCCGCTTGGAAAAAGCTGCTGGTGAGAGCTCTCTGATAGACAGGTCTGGTCGTAGCTTGAAGATGGAACCTTTGAGCACCATACAACAGTTGGAGAACCATTTGTTGCGAATGGTAGCGAAACAGTGGTACGATCATGATAGATCTACATTCACGTTTGTGAAGAAATTAAAAGAGGGTAACAGGATAACGTTCAAGTATCAGTACGACTTTGATGAAAATGGTTTATTGTATTGGATCGGTACGAATTCAAAGTCATGCAGCGAGTGGGTGAATCCAGGCCAATACGGTTTGGTCGTTGTCACATCTAGCGATGGGAGAAATCTGCCCTACGGTCAACTCGAAGATATTTTGAGTCGTGATCCTTCGGCGTTGAATTGTCACACGAACGATGACAAGCGAGCGTGGTTCTCGATCGACTTGGGGGTCTGGATCATCCCGACTGCTTACACGCTGAGGCACGCAAAAGGCTATGGTAGAAGCGCTCTGCGAAACTGGTTGTTCCAAGCATCCAAAGACGGAGTCAACTGGACGCATCTCTACGCTCACGTCGATGACACATCGCTGAACGAGCCTGGGAACACAGCTACGTGGACGTTAGAATTGACGACAGAAGAGACGCAAGGTTGGCGTCACCTGCGATTGCAACAGATTGGAAAGAACTCGTCCGGCCACACGCATTACTTGTCCGTATCCGGATTCGAAGTTTATGGTGAAGTTACTGGCGTATGCGAGGACTTGGGTCGTGCTGCTAGAGAAGCTGAGGCTGGAATCCGAAGATTGAGAAGATTAATTAAATCCCAAGTACTTCGTCATTTGGTCGCTGGTGCTAGAGTTGCTAGAGGCCTAGATTGGAAATGGAGGGATCAGGACGGCATACCGCCAG GCGAAGGTACCGTAACAGGAGAATTGCATAACGGCTGGATAGACGTAACATGGGATCACGGAGGTTCCAATTCCTATCGAATGGGCGCAGAAGGGAAATACGACTTAAGACTAGTTGGTGCGGGCTTAGACTCAGATAATGGAACAAAAGGTAAAACTGGTACCGGAGTGCTAACAGGACGAAAATCCAGCAGTACTCCTAGCTTGCCGGATTGCACCGATACCGTGATGCGTGGTTCGGTAGCGTCTACCGATCAAGCAGCAAGTGCAGACAACTTGGCGGCTAAG CAAGCGGCTGAATCGATAGCAGAGAGTGTGTTGTCGGTTGCTCGTGCTGAGGCGGTTGTCGCTGTAACCGGTGAAGGTGGAGCAAACTCGACTAGCGAATTGTCGGTTGTATTACACCCAAGACCCGACACTACCGTGACAAGTGATCTGGCAACGATTGTTGAGAGTCTTGCCCTTAACACTGACTGTTCCAGCAACAGTAACAGCAATCGTGCATCTAGTAGTTCGAAACCGTTGCTTGCTACTGTGCGAGGAAATAAG CCAGTGGCAAACTTGCTCGAGGCAGCCGAAGCACTTGACCGTGTCAGAGAAGGAGCCGACAGGCTACGCAACAATACTAACAGCTTTTTAAGCGGAGAGTTACTTAGTATAGTGCCTGTTAGAATTAGCGTGTCAGGCGAGTCTGAGGATAATTCGTTAAGGATAAAACCTGTACAAAGACATTCTGGAATCGCTGATG CTACCAAAGAATGCAGTCGGGACAAAGAAGCTAGCTCGTCTACGCAAAACACAACCGGAGGATGTCCTGTTGTCGTGACCAATCCCATGTCTGTGTCTGTCCCCAACCTTGCTtgttcagatactagcaataCTTTGGAACCAACAACAGCTACCGGTTTGTTGGGAACTTTTACCGCAATGACTCGAAGAAGAACGTTTG GACCTACAGGTGGACAACACATCGCTTCTAATTCCAATACTGGTTCAAATTCCCGCGGACCTAATTCTGTGTCAAGCTTAGTTCGTCTCGCCTTGAATCCTAATTTCCCTGGTGGTTTACTAAGCACCGCGCAAAGTTATCCAAGCTTAACCAGCAGCGGTCAAGTCGCAGGCAGCGGTGTTACGACAACAACAGGTGCTGGATTAGGACAAGCGTTAACAATGTCTCTGACTAGTACAAGCAGCGATAGCGAACAG GTGAGTCTCGAGGACTTTTTGGAATCTTGTGGAGGTGTTGCGAGTTCTAGTGCTAGTGGTGCTAGGATCATTAACAGACCAACCCTCGTGACGGAATTAGAAGACGACGAGGATGTTGTCCTCGAGGAGGAAGAGGATAACGACGAACATGATCAAGAA GAGGACGATGAGGAAAATGAAGACGAAGGTGATGGCTGTGAAGGAGATTACGAAGAAGTGATGGTAAGCCGTAATTTGTTGGCAACGTTTATGGAAGAGGAGGCTTCTCAGAGTAGCAAGAGTCGTGCTTGGGACGACGAGTTCGTGTTGAAACGTCAATTCTCAGCTTTGATACCCGCTTTCGATCCTCGACCTGGCCGAACGAACATTAATCAA ACAACAGATCTGGAAGTTCCACCACCTGGTAGCGAAACACAATCCAGTGCTCGCGTAGGGTCGCTGCCTATGCCGAGGCTATTGCTGACATTGAAAGGCCCAGGCCTTCCAGGTGTACCGGATGTCGAGTTACCGCTCACTGAACCGCACGCCAGTATTTTTCAAGCTGTGCAGGAGTTGATGCAGCTTACTGAGCTAGGAAGTCGGCAGGAAAAACTAAGAAGAATATGGGAACCAAATTATAC TATAATATACAAAGAAGCTAGGGATGAAGAATCATCAGGAAGAGCAACACCAATCGTGACGCTGTACTCCCGCAATGCTACTCAAAATTCTTCAGCGTGCACCGTCGAGGACGTGTTACAACTTCTTAGGCACGTTTACGTATTGAGCACGACTCGCGACGATGGCAAACATATAGACTACGACGAGTCCGAGGAATCTACGTGTTGCGTTCACCCTGACGACTTCACCTCGAAGAAGATCACGAATAAAATCGTGCAACAAATTCAAGACCCGTTGGCCCTAGCTGCCGGAGCGTTGCCGAATTGGTGCGAGGAGTTAGCCAGGAGTTGTCCGTTCCTGCTGCCTTTCGAAACCAGACGATTGTACTTCAGTTGCACCGCGTTCGGGGCATCCAGGTCCATTGTGTGGCTTCAAACGCAGAGGGACGCCGTTCTCGAAAGACAAAGAGCGCCAGGATTGAGTCCGCGACGCGACGACAGCCACGAATTCCGTGTTGGCAGACTCAAGCACGAAAGAGTGAGCGTACCTAGGGGAGAGAAATTATTAGACTGGGCAGAACAAGTGCTGAAG GTGCACGCGAGTCGAAAAAGCATATTAGAAGTTGAGTTTGTTGGTGAAGAAGGAACTGGTCTCGGACCAACATTAGAGTTCTTTGCATTGGTAGCAGCAGAATTGCAGCGCAAAGACCTAGGTCTGTGGCTGTGCGACGACGAGGAATCGCAAGAAGATACGGAGGAACAAATCCGAGTTTCTAGCGATCAGGTTCGACCGGCAGGATATTACGTGACACGACCAAGCGGCTTGTTCCCTGCTCCCTTACCACAGGATTCAGCCGCTTGCGAGCGTGCTGTGCGATATTTCTGGTTCCTGGGTGTATTCTTGGCGAAGGTTTTGCAAGATAATAGATTAGTAGATTTGCCGCTGTCCCGTCCTTTCTTAAAGTTAATGTGTCACGGAGACATCACAAACAATGTGAACGAGAAGATCGGCTTGTCCGGCGTCACCCAGGAAAGCATGTCGTCCAGTATGTCCAGCAGCTTCATATCAGAAGAGGGTGAAGCTGATGCCGCGTACTCCGCGTTCGTACCTTCTCCATGGTACGCGGGTCTTTTGGATATAGAGGATCTCGTGCACGTGGATCCAGTAAGAGGCGAGTTCCTTAAAGAGATCCAAACCGCAACTGCTAAACGCGACAGAACATTTTCGGACGGTCGCAATTCAGCGGACGAGGAAACATCTCTGAGCATCGCCCATCCGTCTGGGATGTCCGTGCCTATCGAGGATCTGGCTTTAACGATGACCTACTCTCCCAGCTCAAAGATATTCGGACACGATCAAGTAGAATTGGTTGAAGGTGGCGCGGACATAGCGGTCACTATGGAAAATGCAAGGGAATACGCGGAACTGACAGTTAATTACTGTCTCGATCGAGGAATCTCGAAGCAGCTCGAGTCGTTTAGATCTGGTTTCTCAAAGGTCTTCCCAATGGAGAAACTCCATGCTTTCAGTCCCGAAGAGATAAGGGCGATGCTCTGCGGTGAACAAAATCCACAGTGGACTAGAGAAGATTTGCTCAACTACACTGAGCCTAAGTTGGGTTATACGAGAGAGAG TCCTGGATTCCAGAGATTCGTGAACGTTCTAGTTTCGTTAACTGGCCCAGAAAGAAAGGCTTTCTTACAGTTTGCGACCGGGTGTTCAGCTTTACCTCCTGGTGGATTATGTAATTTGCATCCTAGATTAACTGTGGTGAGAAAAGTGGACGCTGGCTCAGGTGGTTATCCCTCCGTTAACACCTGTGTTCATTACTTAAAATTACCAGAGTATCCTACTGAAGAGACACTTAAAGAGAGACTCTTGGCCGCGACTAGGGAAAGAGGTTtccatttaaattaa